One Thomasclavelia spiroformis DSM 1552 DNA window includes the following coding sequences:
- a CDS encoding TrkH family potassium uptake protein: MKVEMLKKTKEHHSMRPTRQIALSFFMVILIGSILLTLPISNNGETTSYLNNLFIATSATCVTGLVPVVPAEQYNLFGQLVIIMLIQIGGLGFLTFLNLLLVMIRKKISLTNKLVMQEALNQSSLNEIPKFLKNVIKYTFLVEGIGAVLLALVFIPDYGVVKGIYFSIFHSISAFCNAGFDVIGSNSLIGYQTNIIINLVIPGLIIMGGLGFVVWFDVAKVIKKEFKKTSKFSFKHLFTNFSLHTKIVLIMTVILLAVGMIIFYLCEVNNPDTIAKLGLFDQFQVSFFQSATLRTAGFASVDIASLHPSTKFMMCILMFIGGSPAGTAGGIKTVTFAVSILMVYNIYHGRKEVTAFSRRIPRRLIIRSFAIITMAICLVFTGMFILSITENASFIDIAFEVVSAFATVGLSASLTPVLSAIGKIVLIILMYIGRIGPITLIISFARKSYINASKKEVRYTDGNILLE, from the coding sequence ATGAAGGTTGAAATGTTGAAAAAAACTAAAGAGCACCATTCGATGCGTCCGACAAGACAAATTGCTCTTAGCTTTTTTATGGTTATTTTAATTGGGTCGATTTTATTAACTTTACCGATTAGTAATAATGGTGAAACTACATCATATTTAAATAATTTATTTATTGCAACATCGGCTACGTGTGTTACAGGACTTGTTCCTGTAGTACCGGCAGAGCAGTATAATTTGTTTGGTCAATTAGTTATTATTATGCTAATTCAAATTGGGGGACTTGGTTTTTTAACTTTTTTAAATTTATTGTTAGTTATGATAAGAAAGAAAATTTCATTGACTAATAAATTAGTTATGCAAGAAGCATTAAACCAGTCATCATTAAATGAAATTCCAAAATTTTTAAAAAATGTAATAAAGTATACTTTTTTAGTTGAAGGGATTGGAGCAGTTTTACTTGCTTTAGTATTTATTCCTGATTATGGAGTGGTAAAGGGAATATATTTTTCAATCTTCCATTCTATTTCAGCGTTTTGTAATGCTGGTTTTGATGTAATTGGAAGTAATTCTTTAATTGGATATCAAACTAATATAATTATTAATCTGGTTATTCCTGGTTTGATTATAATGGGAGGACTTGGTTTTGTTGTTTGGTTTGATGTTGCTAAAGTGATCAAAAAGGAATTTAAGAAAACTTCTAAATTTAGTTTTAAACATTTATTTACTAATTTTAGTTTACATACTAAAATCGTATTAATTATGACAGTAATATTATTAGCAGTGGGAATGATTATATTCTATCTATGTGAAGTAAATAATCCTGATACAATCGCTAAATTAGGATTGTTCGATCAATTTCAAGTTTCGTTTTTTCAATCGGCAACGTTACGTACTGCTGGATTTGCTTCAGTAGATATTGCTTCGTTGCATCCAAGTACAAAGTTTATGATGTGTATATTAATGTTTATTGGTGGTTCACCAGCGGGAACTGCTGGGGGGATCAAAACAGTCACTTTTGCTGTTAGTATTTTAATGGTTTATAATATTTATCATGGACGAAAAGAAGTAACTGCATTTTCAAGAAGAATTCCAAGGAGATTGATTATTCGTTCATTTGCGATTATTACGATGGCAATTTGTTTAGTTTTTACAGGAATGTTTATTTTAAGTATTACTGAAAATGCTTCATTTATCGATATTGCCTTTGAAGTTGTTTCAGCATTCGCAACCGTTGGATTAAGTGCTTCACTTACACCAGTACTTTCAGCAATTGGTAAAATTGTACTTATTATTTTAATGTATATTGGTAGAATTGGACCAATTACTTTGATTATTTCTTTTGCAAGAAAATCATATATAAATGCTAGTAAAAAAGAAGTAAGATATACTGATGGTAATATTTTGCTTGAATAA
- a CDS encoding GNAT family N-acetyltransferase, which translates to MEYRLINKNEIFSNDLIGKEDIDNSLFTYVCCNENKIIGIICISNDNYLKVFVEADYRCQGIAKKLIEIVDKLVINDLFVLANSNTIDFFKHLGFKLLDDYKMIKAKVIKKRFNNYDEVVEFINSQKNRVYSLDNFKRYMYDLGNPQLKLNCIHIGGTNGKGSTTNYIKEVLKDAGYRIATFTSPALYSRLDIIRINDQFIDEQTMVDYANYYVDLWLEYEISMFEIEVFIAIMYFINQNVDLAIFEVGLGGTLDATNIIMPKLAINTNIGLDHIDYLGDTYQSIALNKAGIVKEGIDYLTGETKKECLDVFKEVCNKHHSKLLTLKPITNIIDGSNVRYCYRDFDIVLNTPALYQVNNSALAIEALLYLKEHQIVTFSKNDLLAGIYNATWKGRFETINKDPLIIIDGAHNKEGIDAFYECAKKYDNIKIIFSALRDKDHKHMLEKLLKLTDDITICEFEHVRSSDAKTLANGFNVKIQPDYKKAIDDAFNHQGTVFITGSLYFIAKARAYIIEKNSK; encoded by the coding sequence ATGGAGTATAGATTAATAAATAAAAATGAGATATTTAGTAATGATTTGATTGGTAAGGAAGATATAGATAATAGTTTATTTACATATGTTTGTTGTAATGAAAATAAAATCATTGGAATTATTTGTATAAGTAATGATAACTATTTAAAAGTGTTTGTTGAAGCTGATTATCGTTGTCAAGGAATTGCTAAAAAATTAATAGAAATTGTTGATAAACTAGTAATAAATGATTTATTTGTTTTAGCTAATAGTAATACAATTGATTTTTTTAAACATTTAGGTTTTAAATTGTTAGATGATTATAAAATGATAAAAGCAAAAGTAATTAAAAAACGTTTTAATAATTATGATGAAGTTGTTGAATTTATCAACAGTCAAAAAAACCGGGTATATAGTTTAGATAATTTTAAACGTTATATGTATGATCTTGGTAATCCGCAACTAAAATTAAATTGTATTCATATTGGGGGAACTAATGGAAAAGGCTCAACTACAAATTATATTAAAGAAGTATTAAAAGATGCTGGGTATCGTATTGCAACTTTTACTTCTCCAGCACTGTATTCTAGATTAGATATAATTAGAATTAATGATCAGTTTATTGATGAACAAACTATGGTTGATTATGCTAATTATTATGTGGATCTGTGGCTTGAATATGAGATATCAATGTTTGAAATTGAAGTATTTATTGCAATCATGTATTTTATTAATCAAAATGTCGATCTTGCAATCTTTGAAGTTGGTTTAGGGGGAACGTTAGATGCTACAAATATTATTATGCCTAAACTAGCTATAAATACAAATATTGGTTTAGATCATATTGATTATTTGGGAGATACTTATCAAAGTATTGCTTTAAATAAAGCAGGAATTGTAAAAGAAGGAATTGATTATTTAACTGGTGAAACCAAAAAAGAGTGTTTGGATGTCTTTAAAGAAGTATGTAATAAACATCATAGTAAATTATTAACTTTAAAACCAATTACTAATATTATTGATGGAAGTAATGTTCGTTATTGTTATCGAGATTTTGATATTGTTTTAAATACACCGGCTTTATATCAAGTAAATAATAGTGCTTTAGCAATCGAGGCTTTATTGTATTTAAAAGAACATCAAATTGTAACTTTCAGTAAAAATGATTTATTAGCAGGAATATATAATGCAACTTGGAAAGGTCGTTTTGAAACAATAAATAAAGATCCTTTAATTATAATTGATGGAGCTCATAATAAAGAAGGAATCGATGCATTTTACGAATGTGCTAAAAAATACGACAATATAAAAATAATTTTTAGTGCTCTTCGTGATAAAGATCATAAACATATGTTAGAAAAGTTATTGAAATTAACAGATGATATAACTATTTGTGAATTTGAACATGTACGTTCTAGTGATGCTAAAACATTGGCTAATGGTTTTAATGTTAAAATTCAACCTGATTATAAAAAAGCAATTGATGATGCTTTTAATCACCAGGGAACGGTTTTTATTACAGGATCATTGTATTTTATTGCTAAAGCAAGAGCATATATTATTGAAAAAAACTCTAAATAG
- a CDS encoding potassium channel family protein, giving the protein MKNKQYAVLGLGVFGSTVATTLAKYDCEVIAIDKDESCVERIADEVTKAIVGDTTDIEQLKALGFEDIDVAVIAIGTHLEEAVLTTMNVKDLGVPCVIAKAKNKQFSKILEKVGANRVIRAEKDMGYRVAKSLLRKSIVDLVELDDDYSLVEINVPNDWIGKSLEYLNIRQAYHMNVIGVKDSNDQMSLNVGANYIVQKGDRFFVIGRTTELERFDQNS; this is encoded by the coding sequence ATGAAAAATAAACAATATGCAGTATTAGGACTAGGAGTATTTGGTTCTACTGTAGCAACAACCTTGGCCAAATATGATTGTGAGGTAATTGCAATTGATAAAGATGAATCATGTGTTGAAAGAATTGCTGATGAAGTAACTAAAGCTATCGTTGGAGATACTACTGATATTGAGCAATTAAAAGCTTTAGGATTTGAGGATATCGATGTAGCAGTTATTGCTATTGGAACTCATTTAGAAGAAGCTGTTTTAACGACAATGAATGTAAAAGACTTAGGAGTTCCTTGTGTTATTGCTAAAGCAAAAAATAAACAATTTTCAAAAATATTAGAAAAAGTTGGTGCTAATAGAGTAATTAGAGCAGAAAAAGATATGGGGTATCGTGTTGCTAAATCATTACTTAGAAAAAGTATTGTTGATTTAGTTGAATTAGATGATGATTATTCTTTAGTTGAGATAAATGTTCCTAATGACTGGATAGGTAAAAGCTTAGAATATTTAAATATTCGACAAGCTTATCATATGAATGTAATAGGAGTAAAAGATAGTAATGATCAAATGTCATTGAATGTTGGTGCTAATTACATAGTTCAAAAAGGAGATCGTTTCTTTGTTATTGGTAGAACAACAGAGTTAGAAAGATTTGATCAAAATAGTTAA
- the spoVAC gene encoding stage V sporulation protein AC — MDVSKYNQIAEKLKPQKQVKKHCISAFVYGGIIGIIGQGFLDFYMAIFDIKEKEATPMMIITIVLIAAILTGLGIYDRIGKRAGAGTFIPITGFSNSMTSSALEAKSEGLVTGIGANIFKLGGTVITFGIVASFVLGGIRYVFSFIW, encoded by the coding sequence ATGGATGTATCAAAATATAATCAAATTGCAGAAAAATTGAAACCACAAAAACAAGTAAAAAAACATTGTATTAGTGCATTTGTGTATGGTGGCATAATTGGAATAATTGGACAGGGATTTTTAGATTTTTACATGGCTATTTTTGATATAAAAGAAAAAGAAGCAACACCAATGATGATTATTACAATTGTTTTAATTGCGGCTATTTTAACGGGACTAGGAATATATGATCGAATTGGAAAAAGAGCGGGAGCTGGAACATTTATTCCAATAACTGGTTTTTCTAATAGTATGACTTCTAGTGCATTAGAAGCCAAAAGTGAAGGTCTAGTAACTGGAATAGGAGCCAATATATTTAAATTAGGTGGAACGGTAATTACATTTGGAATAGTTGCATCATTTGTTTTAGGAGGAATTCGTTATGTCTTCAGTTTTATCTGGTAG
- a CDS encoding aminoacetone oxidase family FAD-binding enzyme has product METTVIIGAGASGLICGHELAKNHHNVIILEQSNKSGRKILASGNGRCNLSNTNLDMYFYNTDDERIEKIIHSFDAKAYFNEIGVLTRQVGTLLYPRSNQSLTIKNALMNNFDQVALIEECKALKIIKKEHGYLVDTTRGKYECDNVVIATGSPASLLSGENSYDLVKMLDLTVTKLYPSLVQLKTKPSYAKLKGVRVKCKASLLVDDCLIESQDGEVLFSDQGLSGICIMQLSRLLSRYDGKKEISLDLLPEYDYKQAEFLLNERKGKFGNYYLEGMFNDKLAKVLETVTDLKDIRFKITGTFDYRKAQVISGGVSLDEVNENLECVKYPGVYIAGEVLDVDGDCGGYNLHFAFASGYHIAKTISKGR; this is encoded by the coding sequence ATGGAAACAACAGTAATTATAGGAGCCGGAGCTAGTGGCTTGATTTGCGGACATGAACTTGCAAAAAATCATCATAATGTAATTATTTTAGAACAATCGAATAAATCAGGTAGAAAAATATTAGCAAGTGGAAATGGACGTTGTAACCTTTCTAATACTAATTTAGATATGTATTTTTATAATACTGATGATGAAAGAATTGAAAAAATTATTCATAGTTTTGATGCTAAAGCATATTTTAATGAAATCGGTGTTTTAACAAGACAAGTGGGAACTTTATTATATCCGCGATCTAATCAAAGTTTAACAATTAAAAATGCATTAATGAATAATTTTGATCAAGTTGCTTTAATTGAAGAATGTAAAGCATTAAAAATAATAAAAAAAGAACATGGCTATTTAGTAGATACAACGAGAGGAAAATATGAATGTGATAATGTTGTTATTGCTACTGGTTCACCTGCATCACTATTATCTGGAGAAAATAGTTATGATTTGGTTAAGATGCTTGATTTAACAGTAACAAAGTTGTATCCTAGTTTAGTCCAATTAAAAACTAAACCATCTTATGCAAAATTAAAAGGGGTACGAGTAAAGTGTAAAGCTAGTTTATTAGTTGATGATTGTTTAATTGAAAGCCAAGACGGTGAAGTTTTATTTAGTGATCAAGGTTTATCAGGTATTTGTATTATGCAATTATCAAGGCTGCTTTCAAGATATGATGGTAAAAAAGAAATTAGTTTAGATTTATTACCAGAATATGATTATAAACAAGCTGAGTTTTTATTAAATGAACGTAAGGGAAAATTTGGTAATTATTATCTAGAGGGCATGTTTAATGATAAATTAGCTAAAGTATTAGAAACTGTAACTGATTTAAAAGATATACGTTTTAAAATTACGGGGACATTTGATTATCGTAAAGCTCAAGTAATTAGTGGTGGTGTTAGTTTAGATGAAGTTAATGAGAATTTAGAATGTGTAAAATATCCAGGAGTTTATATTGCTGGTGAAGTGTTAGATGTAGATGGTGATTGTGGAGGCTATAATTTACATTTTGCTTTTGCTTCAGGATATCACATTGCTAAAACAATAAGTAAGGGAAGATAA
- a CDS encoding stage V sporulation protein AD, whose protein sequence is MSSVLSGSSMILNNVYIKSIGTTCGIDEFNGPLGDYFDRHYPDFHFGYDSYEQAEIAMLQDAIAIALKKVKLKKGDIEVYFGGDLNNQVTASNYTAKDFCRPFMAMYGACATMGLVINNASMLIENNAIKNANCFVCSHNATAERQFRYPIEYGVQRKETMTTTATGAVSVILDNIPNKIKVESLTIGRVIDLFQSDPNDMGRAMAPAAFDTLCNHLTDLNRQGDYYDLIVTGDLSDYGKKIMKELMAEKKINYKEYDDCGSLLYSSNQDVNQGGSGPSCSALVTFGYLYQKMLKHKYRRVLVITTGALLSPVMTNQKQSIPCIGHAFSLEVVE, encoded by the coding sequence ATGTCTTCAGTTTTATCTGGTAGCTCGATGATTTTAAATAATGTTTATATTAAATCAATTGGAACTACATGTGGCATAGATGAATTTAATGGACCGTTAGGTGATTATTTTGATCGTCATTATCCAGATTTTCATTTTGGATATGATTCTTATGAACAAGCAGAAATTGCAATGTTACAAGATGCCATTGCAATTGCTTTAAAAAAAGTAAAATTAAAAAAAGGAGATATAGAAGTATATTTTGGTGGGGATTTAAATAATCAAGTCACTGCTAGTAATTATACAGCTAAAGATTTTTGTCGTCCTTTTATGGCAATGTATGGAGCTTGTGCAACAATGGGATTGGTCATTAATAATGCATCAATGTTAATTGAAAACAATGCTATTAAAAATGCTAATTGTTTTGTATGTAGTCATAATGCAACAGCTGAAAGGCAATTTCGTTATCCCATTGAATATGGTGTACAACGTAAAGAAACAATGACTACAACAGCTACTGGAGCGGTCAGTGTAATTCTTGATAATATCCCAAATAAGATTAAAGTAGAATCACTAACAATTGGTAGAGTTATTGATTTATTTCAAAGTGATCCAAATGATATGGGTAGAGCGATGGCACCAGCAGCATTTGATACATTATGCAATCATTTAACGGATTTAAATCGACAAGGTGATTATTATGATTTAATTGTTACTGGTGATTTATCAGATTATGGAAAGAAAATCATGAAAGAATTAATGGCGGAAAAAAAGATTAACTATAAAGAATATGATGATTGTGGAAGTCTTTTATATAGTAGTAATCAAGATGTAAATCAAGGCGGTAGTGGACCTTCTTGTAGTGCGTTAGTTACATTTGGATATTTATATCAAAAAATGTTAAAACATAAATATCGAAGAGTTTTAGTAATTACTACAGGGGCATTGTTATCACCGGTAATGACAAATCAAAAACAAAGTATTCCATGTATAGGACATGCTTTTAGTTTGGAGGTTGTTGAATAA
- a CDS encoding NAD(P)/FAD-dependent oxidoreductase — translation MIRINNVKVPLDMVDYRQVISQQLNISKNKIKDVKLVKQAVDARRKNKIHFVCSFDFNIDNEEMIIKRYPKLQLTKVKPYHYPVMKANDEHIVVVGSGPAGLFCAYNLARAHQKVTLIERGKEVGKRKEDINNFFKTGKLLVNSNVQFGEGGAGTFSDGKLTTGVKDKRKQFILETFVQHGANEDILYMNKPHVGTDYLINVVKSMREKIIENGGEVLFESQLVDIGIENNQLVNIKIDQNGKIKTMHSDKLVLAIGHSARDTYEMLYQRGLKMEAKPFAVGLRIEHLQSFINEQQYGKYANHPRLKAADYKLAVKSSNGRGVYTFCMCPGGRVINSSSELGGVVVNGMSNQARDDINANSAILVTVGIEDFKDNHPLSGVVYQRELEHKAFELGGKNYFVPVMKVEEYLGSEVGDTSVECSVLPGVKHANLNELFSDEVNQALKEGLMLMNQKISGFTSNAMLLGVESRSSSPVKFERDENYQSNIKGIYPIGEGAGYAGGIMSSALDGLKCSELILKGENK, via the coding sequence ATGATTAGAATCAATAATGTAAAAGTTCCATTGGATATGGTGGATTATCGTCAAGTTATTTCACAACAATTAAATATTTCTAAAAATAAAATTAAGGATGTTAAATTGGTTAAACAAGCAGTTGATGCTAGAAGAAAAAATAAAATTCATTTTGTCTGTAGTTTTGATTTTAATATCGATAATGAAGAAATGATCATTAAAAGATATCCTAAATTACAATTAACTAAAGTAAAACCATATCATTATCCTGTAATGAAAGCTAACGATGAACATATTGTAGTGGTAGGAAGTGGTCCAGCTGGTCTTTTTTGTGCTTATAATTTAGCTAGAGCTCATCAAAAAGTTACTTTGATTGAACGCGGTAAAGAAGTTGGAAAAAGAAAAGAAGATATTAATAACTTTTTTAAAACCGGTAAATTGCTTGTAAATAGTAATGTTCAATTTGGTGAAGGTGGAGCTGGAACATTTAGTGATGGTAAATTAACTACTGGTGTTAAAGATAAAAGAAAGCAGTTTATTTTAGAAACATTTGTACAACATGGTGCTAATGAAGATATTTTATATATGAATAAACCTCATGTCGGGACTGATTATTTAATCAATGTTGTTAAAAGTATGCGAGAAAAGATAATTGAAAATGGTGGAGAGGTATTATTTGAAAGTCAATTAGTAGATATTGGAATTGAAAATAATCAATTAGTAAATATCAAAATAGATCAAAATGGTAAAATTAAAACAATGCATTCTGATAAATTAGTATTAGCGATTGGTCATAGTGCTCGTGATACTTATGAGATGTTGTATCAAAGAGGATTAAAAATGGAAGCTAAACCATTTGCTGTTGGCTTAAGAATTGAACATTTGCAATCATTTATTAATGAACAGCAATATGGAAAATATGCCAATCATCCCCGCTTAAAAGCTGCTGATTATAAATTAGCAGTTAAAAGTAGTAATGGGCGTGGAGTTTATACATTTTGTATGTGTCCTGGGGGAAGAGTTATTAATTCAAGTAGTGAATTAGGTGGCGTTGTAGTAAATGGAATGAGCAATCAAGCTCGTGATGATATAAATGCTAATAGTGCTATTTTAGTAACAGTAGGGATTGAGGATTTTAAAGATAATCATCCTCTTTCAGGCGTTGTTTATCAACGTGAATTAGAGCATAAAGCATTTGAATTAGGTGGGAAAAATTATTTTGTTCCTGTAATGAAAGTAGAAGAATATTTAGGAAGTGAAGTAGGTGATACAAGTGTCGAATGCAGTGTTTTACCAGGAGTAAAACATGCTAACTTAAATGAATTATTTAGTGATGAAGTTAATCAGGCTTTAAAAGAGGGTTTAATGTTGATGAATCAAAAGATTTCAGGTTTTACAAGTAATGCAATGCTTTTAGGTGTGGAGTCTCGAAGTTCATCACCAGTTAAATTTGAACGTGATGAAAATTATCAAAGCAATATTAAAGGTATTTATCCTATTGGTGAGGGAGCAGGCTATGCCGGAGGAATTATGTCAAGTGCTTTAGATGGATTAAAATGTAGTGAATTAATTTTAAAAGGGGAGAATAAGTAA
- a CDS encoding cyclic-di-AMP receptor, translating to MKLIVAIVNSDDSASVQEGLTEGGYFVTKLFTTGGFLKKGNTTFLIGTNDDKVDDCISVIKAKAKKRVEKEPTIPPTEMGEFFTPIMVDVLVGGATVFVLNIDQFEKF from the coding sequence ATGAAACTAATAGTTGCAATTGTAAATTCCGATGATAGTGCTTCGGTTCAAGAAGGACTTACAGAAGGAGGATATTTTGTTACAAAGTTATTTACTACTGGGGGATTTTTAAAAAAAGGAAATACAACATTTTTGATTGGAACAAATGATGATAAAGTAGATGATTGTATTTCTGTAATTAAAGCTAAAGCTAAAAAACGAGTAGAAAAAGAACCTACGATTCCACCAACTGAAATGGGAGAGTTTTTTACTCCAATTATGGTAGATGTGCTTGTTGGAGGAGCAACAGTGTTCGTGTTAAATATTGATCAGTTTGAAAAATTCTAA
- a CDS encoding folate family ECF transporter S component — MIQIICGVLLVLIGIFVFWKYPIKSDTKSLTLAALLVILAVVLKRFSIMIPLFGFESLKISVEVIPMLLAGVLLAPGYCFIIGLAIDWVGLIIAPTSFPFLGFTLSAVLQTLIPSIIVRNIKDDYSKYLEKVIKVVLVLLAIGACVYVFSLEQVTISKQVVDITFNIKVFISVLCVIMVSVLFMVMYYYKRKLNNDDYHLFNKWLISVVLVEMAVTFCLTPYWLQVMYGIPFTLSLFIRVIKECIMIPVNIILGYTILRVIKRL, encoded by the coding sequence ATGATTCAAATTATTTGCGGAGTTTTATTAGTCTTAATTGGTATTTTTGTATTTTGGAAATATCCAATTAAAAGTGATACTAAATCACTTACTTTAGCTGCATTATTAGTTATTCTTGCAGTGGTTTTAAAAAGATTTTCAATTATGATACCATTATTTGGGTTTGAAAGTTTGAAAATCTCAGTAGAAGTTATTCCAATGTTATTAGCTGGGGTACTTTTAGCACCAGGTTATTGTTTTATCATTGGTTTAGCGATTGATTGGGTGGGGTTGATTATAGCACCAACTTCATTTCCATTTTTAGGATTTACTTTAAGTGCTGTATTGCAAACTTTAATACCTTCAATTATTGTAAGAAATATTAAAGATGATTATTCTAAATATTTAGAGAAAGTAATTAAAGTTGTTTTAGTGTTATTAGCTATAGGGGCATGTGTTTATGTGTTTAGCTTAGAGCAGGTTACTATATCTAAACAAGTAGTGGATATTACATTTAATATTAAAGTTTTTATTAGTGTTTTGTGTGTAATAATGGTAAGTGTTTTATTCATGGTAATGTATTATTATAAAAGGAAGTTAAATAATGATGACTATCATTTGTTTAATAAATGGCTTATTTCAGTAGTTTTAGTGGAAATGGCTGTTACTTTTTGTTTAACACCATATTGGCTACAAGTAATGTATGGAATTCCATTTACTTTATCTTTATTTATTCGAGTGATTAAAGAATGTATTATGATACCAGTCAACATTATTTTAGGATATACAATTTTAAGAGTTATAAAACGTTTATAG
- a CDS encoding manganese efflux pump MntP family protein translates to MSIIEIALIGIALAMDAFAVSICKGLAMSKMNYKKTIIIALFFGVFQALMPLLGYFLGNAFANSIAAIDHWIAFILLGLIGINMIKEALDDEIECVDDTLRIGDLIMLSIATSIDALAVGITFAFFKVSILSAISIIGIITFILCVIGVKIGNVFGEKYKSKAEIIGGIILILIGFKILIEHLFF, encoded by the coding sequence ATGTCGATTATTGAAATTGCTTTGATTGGTATTGCTCTTGCAATGGATGCTTTTGCGGTATCCATTTGTAAAGGGTTGGCAATGAGTAAAATGAATTATAAAAAAACTATTATTATTGCTTTATTCTTTGGTGTTTTTCAAGCATTAATGCCACTACTTGGTTATTTTTTAGGTAATGCTTTTGCTAATTCAATTGCTGCAATTGATCATTGGATTGCTTTTATATTATTAGGATTAATTGGAATCAATATGATCAAAGAAGCACTTGATGATGAAATCGAATGTGTTGATGATACTTTACGTATCGGTGATTTAATTATGCTGTCGATTGCAACGAGTATTGATGCTTTAGCAGTAGGAATTACTTTTGCTTTTTTTAAAGTTTCAATTTTATCAGCAATTTCAATTATTGGAATTATCACATTTATTCTTTGTGTAATTGGGGTTAAAATTGGAAATGTATTTGGAGAAAAATATAAAAGTAAAGCTGAAATTATTGGTGGTATTATTTTGATTTTGATTGGATTTAAAATCTTGATTGAACATTTGTTTTTTTAG
- the spoVAE gene encoding stage V sporulation protein AE, with translation MNYFLAFIFCGFVCLVAQLIYEYTKLTPGHITSMFVVIGAFLDLFHIYDKLVEIFHAGALLPITSFGHSLMHGALAATKDYGIFGLAMGIFDLTAAGISSAILFAFLVAVFTKPKS, from the coding sequence ATGAATTATTTTTTGGCGTTTATTTTTTGTGGTTTTGTTTGTTTAGTAGCTCAGTTAATTTATGAGTATACTAAATTAACACCAGGTCATATTACAAGTATGTTTGTGGTTATTGGAGCGTTTTTAGATTTATTTCATATTTATGATAAACTAGTAGAGATTTTTCATGCTGGAGCATTGCTTCCAATTACTAGTTTTGGTCATTCTTTAATGCATGGAGCATTAGCAGCAACAAAAGATTATGGCATTTTTGGACTAGCTATGGGAATTTTTGATTTAACAGCAGCTGGAATCAGTAGTGCTATTTTATTTGCATTTCTTGTTGCTGTGTTTACTAAACCAAAATCATAA